From Flavipsychrobacter sp., a single genomic window includes:
- a CDS encoding chloride channel protein, whose translation MDKKNVIRISYLKLAIATIIVSTLSASLAYSLKTITEHFEELVMAQAEQRSLLFIILPSIGITLIYFLRKHLFKGRKNQGIREIYSTLQNRRDKLPTFKIPSHYFNGFLTVIFGGSTGIEVSTVVATATVGAVAQKKTTIANSFRTELVCAGVTAGIATLFGSPIAGLFFSIEVIAKKLNKTILITCILSALLSFVFIFFWTDEKLFHFIITRWNNYAIPYFILLGILAGGVATYFTKTVILTKAAFNKIDIPFIRVNAGALLVGILLFFFPQLYGDSYHAIPSLLHEIAQQNLSLNIVLVLMAVIVLKPLAAALTLGAGGDGGVFAPGIVVGSVLGMFVAVLSNHFFDTHLIVLNFALVGAAAVLSAAIHAPFTSIFLICSIAHGGFILFAPVAIGSFVARYIAKLLYPYTVYSYQSAKQE comes from the coding sequence ATGGATAAAAAAAATGTTATACGTATTAGTTATTTAAAGCTAGCGATTGCCACTATAATAGTAAGCACTCTATCTGCATCTCTAGCATATTCACTCAAAACAATTACTGAGCACTTTGAAGAACTTGTGATGGCTCAAGCAGAACAGAGGTCATTGCTGTTTATAATACTCCCTTCTATCGGTATTACACTTATTTACTTTCTTAGAAAGCATTTGTTCAAAGGCAGAAAGAATCAAGGCATACGCGAAATATATAGCACGTTGCAAAATCGCAGGGATAAGCTGCCTACTTTTAAAATTCCATCACATTACTTCAACGGTTTTCTGACTGTCATTTTTGGTGGTTCCACAGGCATTGAAGTATCAACTGTAGTTGCAACTGCTACAGTAGGTGCTGTAGCACAAAAAAAGACAACGATTGCCAATTCCTTTAGGACTGAACTGGTATGTGCAGGTGTGACTGCTGGCATAGCTACACTTTTTGGCAGCCCTATAGCAGGTTTGTTTTTTTCTATAGAAGTAATAGCCAAAAAACTGAATAAAACTATATTAATCACCTGTATCCTTTCTGCCTTGTTATCCTTTGTGTTCATATTTTTTTGGACAGATGAGAAGTTGTTTCACTTTATTATCACTAGATGGAACAACTATGCCATTCCTTACTTTATCCTGCTAGGCATATTAGCAGGCGGGGTGGCTACTTATTTTACCAAAACAGTCATACTTACCAAAGCAGCATTTAATAAGATCGATATACCTTTTATACGTGTAAATGCAGGAGCACTGTTGGTAGGTATATTGCTATTTTTCTTTCCTCAACTCTATGGCGATAGTTACCATGCCATACCTTCTTTGCTGCATGAAATAGCGCAACAAAACTTATCTTTAAATATTGTGCTGGTTTTGATGGCCGTAATTGTTTTAAAGCCACTGGCAGCAGCACTTACTTTAGGAGCAGGTGGCGATGGCGGGGTTTTTGCACCTGGGATAGTTGTTGGATCTGTATTAGGTATGTTTGTAGCTGTGCTATCCAATCACTTTTTTGACACCCATCTTATAGTTCTCAATTTTGCCCTTGTAGGTGCCGCCGCTGTATTGAGTGCAGCTATTCATGCGCCGTTTACTTCCATATTTTTAATTTGTAGTATCGCTCATGGCGGATTTATACTTTTTGCACCTGTCGCAATTGGTAGCTTTGTAGCCAGATACATTGCAAAACTGCTTTACCCCTATACCGTATATAGTTATCAGAGTGCAAAGCAGGAATGA
- a CDS encoding zincin-like metallopeptidase domain-containing protein, protein MQQQNEPTKNTGKVSVDIHQRVTNTIISYLEEGTTPWQKPWVGGDSSFKIPRNMVSDRQYNGINILLLWGATMKYEYDSNEWASFRQWNKQKESIRKGEKGTMVVYYDFTEKEEDGELKRVPFMKSYVVFNRCQLQSYQSGEEKVSLSKPLAERLEHVENYISNTQAVIKHKGKSACFVPSKDEILMPKIAAFTDTEHSTATENYYSTLLHELVHWSGHPDRLDRSFSKRFGDQTYAAEELVAELGAAFLCAELEITREPRKDHANYIANWLTALKNNKYLVTTAANTASKAVSYLHDLQLKPN, encoded by the coding sequence ATGCAACAGCAAAATGAACCGACCAAAAATACAGGAAAAGTTTCTGTTGATATTCATCAACGTGTTACCAACACTATTATCAGTTACCTAGAAGAAGGTACAACACCCTGGCAAAAGCCATGGGTCGGTGGAGACAGTTCCTTCAAGATTCCCCGCAATATGGTTTCTGACAGGCAATATAATGGTATCAATATCCTGCTTCTCTGGGGTGCTACGATGAAATATGAGTACGATTCTAACGAATGGGCAAGTTTCCGTCAGTGGAACAAACAGAAGGAAAGCATCCGCAAAGGAGAAAAAGGCACCATGGTCGTATATTACGACTTCACTGAAAAAGAAGAAGACGGGGAACTCAAGAGAGTTCCGTTCATGAAGTCTTATGTGGTCTTTAACCGCTGCCAACTGCAAAGCTATCAGTCGGGTGAAGAAAAAGTTTCGCTATCTAAACCTTTGGCTGAACGACTTGAGCATGTCGAAAATTATATCTCAAATACCCAAGCCGTTATTAAGCACAAAGGGAAATCAGCCTGTTTTGTTCCATCCAAAGATGAGATCCTGATGCCAAAAATTGCTGCTTTTACCGATACAGAGCATAGTACAGCAACTGAAAACTACTACAGTACCCTATTGCATGAACTGGTTCACTGGTCAGGGCATCCTGACCGTTTAGACCGTTCTTTCAGCAAACGCTTCGGTGATCAGACCTATGCAGCTGAAGAGTTGGTTGCAGAACTTGGTGCAGCATTCCTTTGTGCAGAACTGGAGATCACTCGTGAACCACGCAAAGACCATGCAAACTATATCGCTAATTGGCTGACTGCACTGAAGAACAATAAATACCTGGTTACCACTGCCGCCAATACTGCATCCAAAGCGGTGAGTTACCTGCACGACTTGCAGCTGAAACCCAATTAA
- a CDS encoding helix-turn-helix domain-containing protein, giving the protein MNPQDHDPIFNRKEAAAYINYSYNTLAVWDSTKRYDLQPIKIGRSVRYRRSSLDAFIAKHRLSPV; this is encoded by the coding sequence TTGAATCCGCAAGACCACGATCCGATCTTTAACCGTAAGGAAGCGGCAGCTTACATCAATTACAGTTACAACACACTAGCTGTTTGGGATAGCACTAAACGTTACGACCTGCAACCGATCAAGATCGGTCGCAGTGTACGGTATCGCAGATCCTCACTGGATGCATTTATAGCAAAGCATCGTTTAAGCCCTGTTTAA